A stretch of the Nitratifractor salsuginis DSM 16511 genome encodes the following:
- a CDS encoding transaldolase encodes MIDDNIGFSLWLDFIERDFLRHRFVEMVERRIVNGATSNPSIFAQAISTSPAYEEALEELKGLSPKAKYEKLAIEDIKSAAIALRGVYDEGSEGYVSIEVDPFLANDTEGTIAEARRLFAEIDEPNVMIKIPATEAGYPAMQALLADGISVNATLVFSPMQTRACLDAMKIGIDEFENTGGERVEAVISVFVSRFDRLLDPRLKEAGLPVGRTGIMNASKIYNIIEANHTPSIRTLFASTGVKAGQPFPADYYIRELYGPHCVNTAPLETIEAFEKGEAPIVKLPRSEEEIEAYFQELGKHGIIMDAVYAQLMAEGLEAFENAFAELLKKLEA; translated from the coding sequence ATGATAGATGACAATATAGGTTTTTCACTCTGGCTCGATTTTATTGAACGGGATTTCCTGCGCCACCGTTTCGTGGAGATGGTGGAACGGCGCATCGTCAACGGTGCGACGAGCAACCCCTCGATCTTCGCCCAGGCGATCAGCACCTCTCCGGCCTACGAAGAGGCGTTGGAAGAGCTCAAAGGCCTCTCTCCCAAGGCCAAATATGAAAAACTGGCGATCGAAGATATCAAAAGTGCCGCCATCGCTCTGCGTGGGGTTTACGATGAGGGGAGCGAAGGGTATGTCAGTATCGAAGTCGATCCCTTTCTCGCCAACGATACCGAGGGGACGATTGCGGAGGCGAGACGCCTCTTTGCCGAGATCGACGAACCCAACGTTATGATCAAAATCCCTGCGACCGAAGCGGGGTATCCCGCGATGCAGGCACTGTTGGCGGATGGGATCAGCGTCAATGCGACGCTTGTCTTCTCGCCGATGCAGACCCGGGCCTGCCTCGATGCGATGAAGATTGGGATCGACGAGTTCGAAAATACCGGCGGTGAGCGGGTCGAAGCGGTCATCAGCGTCTTCGTGAGCCGCTTCGACCGGCTGTTGGATCCCCGATTGAAAGAGGCGGGCCTGCCTGTGGGCCGCACCGGGATTATGAACGCGTCGAAGATCTACAACATCATTGAAGCCAATCACACTCCCTCCATCCGGACCCTGTTTGCAAGCACGGGGGTCAAAGCCGGCCAACCCTTCCCTGCCGATTACTACATCCGCGAACTCTACGGCCCCCATTGTGTCAACACTGCGCCCCTGGAGACCATCGAAGCCTTTGAAAAGGGAGAGGCACCCATCGTCAAGCTTCCCCGCTCCGAAGAGGAGATCGAAGCCTATTTCCAAGAGCTTGGAAAGCACGGCATCATCATGGATGCGGTCTACGCTCAATTGATGGCCGAAGGATTGGAAGCCTTTGAAAATGCATTTGCAGAGCTTTTGAAAAAGCTGGAAGCGTAA
- a CDS encoding aminodeoxychorismate synthase component I, which produces MPRSTDPILSIARYLSPMDFLNQVEGFARLDALGASGADFFFLISYDRERILAAPLNELPDGLRYRLGSWSGEPPDTDTPFSGEKDLYIEPIPYRSYAQALERIKEEIRRGNTYLLNLTFPSLIETTLSLEEIYRAADAPYKLLLPEQFVCFSPEKFITIQKNRIYTYPMKGTIDATLSNAAEKILADPKEMAEHVMITDLMRNDLNRISEKVRVEKFRYLDKIHAGEKELYQVSSEIVGELGGNWRSRIGSILREITPAGSISGTPKKKTLQIIKEVEGYDRGFYTGIFGVCKGEELRSAVLIRFVEKSGKGLVYKSGGGITIDSDPLSEYRELLEKIYFPF; this is translated from the coding sequence ATGCCAAGGAGTACGGATCCGATCCTCTCCATCGCTAGGTATCTTTCCCCGATGGACTTCCTGAATCAGGTGGAGGGTTTTGCCCGCCTCGATGCTCTGGGCGCCTCAGGAGCGGATTTTTTCTTCCTCATCTCCTATGATCGGGAGCGTATCCTCGCCGCACCGCTAAATGAGCTGCCGGATGGACTTCGCTACCGCCTGGGGTCCTGGAGCGGTGAACCCCCAGACACTGATACCCCTTTTTCAGGGGAAAAAGATCTCTACATCGAGCCGATCCCCTACCGAAGCTATGCCCAGGCCCTGGAGAGGATCAAAGAGGAGATCCGACGGGGCAATACCTATCTGTTGAACCTCACCTTCCCCTCCCTGATCGAAACGACTCTGAGCCTCGAGGAGATTTACCGGGCAGCCGATGCCCCCTACAAGCTGCTCCTTCCTGAACAATTTGTCTGTTTCAGTCCCGAAAAATTCATCACGATTCAAAAGAACCGGATCTATACCTATCCAATGAAAGGCACCATCGACGCCACCCTCTCCAATGCTGCGGAAAAAATCCTCGCCGATCCCAAGGAGATGGCCGAACATGTGATGATCACCGATCTGATGCGCAACGACCTCAACCGAATATCCGAAAAGGTACGCGTTGAGAAATTCCGCTATCTCGACAAGATTCACGCGGGAGAAAAGGAGCTCTATCAAGTCAGTTCGGAAATCGTCGGAGAGTTGGGGGGAAATTGGCGCAGCCGCATCGGGTCGATACTGCGTGAAATCACACCGGCCGGCTCCATCAGCGGAACCCCCAAGAAAAAGACCCTCCAAATCATCAAAGAGGTCGAAGGATACGATCGGGGATTCTATACAGGAATCTTCGGAGTCTGCAAAGGAGAGGAACTTCGTTCCGCTGTCTTGATACGCTTTGTGGAAAAGAGTGGGAAAGGATTGGTCTATAAAAGCGGCGGAGGGATCACGATTGACAGTGATCCCCTTTCGGAATATCGGGAGTTACTGGAGAAGATCTACTTCCCCTTTTGA
- the aat gene encoding leucyl/phenylalanyl-tRNA--protein transferase gives MSSIYDPDYFITPLSPYSHTFPDPAQAAEEGLLAFGGDLHPDRILKAYRSGIFPWYNPGDPILWWSPDPRLLLYPRDFRVSRSFRRVLRNREYRVAFDHDFEAVIQACATMPERQEKGTWLMPEMQEAYTELHHRGFAHSVEVYEAGELIGGLYGIAIGRAFFGESMFSRKRDGSKIALKALSDVLSEKGYDFIDCQVVSDHLVRLGAKPVPRARFLGELETALQTAGELGSWSNYRWEYRDDR, from the coding sequence ATGTCTTCGATCTACGATCCCGACTACTTCATCACCCCCCTGAGCCCCTACTCCCACACTTTTCCCGATCCCGCCCAGGCGGCGGAAGAGGGGCTGTTGGCCTTTGGGGGCGATCTGCACCCCGACCGGATCCTCAAAGCCTACCGCAGCGGGATTTTCCCCTGGTACAACCCGGGTGATCCCATCCTCTGGTGGTCTCCCGACCCGAGATTGCTGCTCTATCCCCGGGATTTCCGTGTCAGCCGCTCCTTTCGCCGGGTGCTGCGCAACCGGGAGTACCGGGTGGCCTTCGATCACGATTTTGAAGCGGTCATCCAAGCCTGCGCCACGATGCCCGAGCGGCAGGAGAAAGGGACCTGGCTGATGCCGGAGATGCAGGAGGCTTATACCGAGCTCCATCACCGGGGCTTCGCCCACAGCGTGGAGGTTTATGAAGCGGGGGAACTGATCGGCGGGCTTTACGGGATCGCCATAGGACGGGCCTTTTTCGGCGAATCGATGTTCTCCCGGAAGCGTGACGGCTCCAAAATCGCCCTCAAAGCCCTTAGTGACGTTTTAAGTGAAAAAGGTTATGATTTTATTGACTGCCAGGTGGTGAGCGATCACCTGGTCCGCCTGGGAGCGAAGCCCGTACCGCGGGCACGCTTTCTGGGGGAGCTGGAGACGGCGCTGCAGACGGCCGGAGAGCTGGGCAGTTGGTCAAATTACCGATGGGAGTATCGTGATGATAGATGA
- a CDS encoding aspartate carbamoyltransferase catalytic subunit: MQHLVDTDQLSDAQIRQILEDASRFKTRKPAPLLSGKLLITLFFENSTRTRSSFEVAAKRLGADMVHLDPSRSSTKKGETLEDTFANLCAMEPDGVIIRHSENDTPSRLAEMDQVPVINAGAGNYAHPTQALLDLYTLYEWFGEEIEGLRVAIVGDIVNSRVAASDIRLFRRMGIEVSLVAPKPFMPPVSDLPQFERLEDIMDEVDVIISLRAQLERHKKPIFDDYSAYAEHYCITEDRLEDRGIVIMHPGPVMRNIDISDEILEDPRCMVLDQVRNGVYVRMAVLKLLLLDAKEYGSDPLHR, from the coding sequence ATGCAGCATCTCGTCGATACCGATCAGCTCTCCGACGCACAGATCCGTCAAATACTCGAGGACGCTTCACGGTTCAAAACCCGCAAGCCCGCCCCACTGCTCAGCGGCAAACTGCTCATCACCCTCTTTTTCGAAAATTCCACCCGAACCCGCAGCTCCTTTGAAGTGGCCGCCAAACGGCTCGGAGCCGATATGGTCCACCTCGACCCTTCCCGAAGCTCCACCAAAAAGGGAGAGACCCTGGAGGATACCTTCGCCAACCTCTGCGCCATGGAACCCGACGGGGTCATCATTCGCCACAGCGAAAACGACACCCCCTCCCGCCTGGCGGAGATGGACCAGGTCCCCGTCATCAACGCCGGTGCCGGCAACTATGCCCATCCCACCCAGGCGCTGCTCGACCTCTATACCCTTTACGAGTGGTTCGGAGAAGAGATCGAAGGATTGCGCGTCGCGATCGTGGGTGATATCGTCAATTCACGGGTCGCCGCCAGCGATATCCGGCTCTTTAGACGTATGGGGATCGAAGTCTCCCTGGTCGCGCCCAAGCCCTTTATGCCGCCGGTGAGTGACCTGCCCCAGTTTGAGCGGCTCGAGGATATCATGGATGAGGTCGATGTGATCATCAGCCTCCGCGCCCAGCTCGAGCGCCATAAAAAACCGATCTTCGACGATTACAGCGCCTATGCCGAGCACTACTGCATTACCGAGGATCGTCTGGAGGATCGCGGGATCGTGATCATGCACCCCGGGCCGGTCATGCGCAATATCGACATCTCCGACGAGATACTCGAAGATCCCCGCTGTATGGTCCTCGACCAGGTGCGCAACGGTGTCTATGTACGGATGGCGGTCCTGAAACTTCTCCTCCTCGATGCCAAGGAGTACGGATCCGATCCTCTCCATCGCTAG
- the bioD gene encoding dethiobiotin synthase, protein MQVPRIFITATGTGVGKTYASCRIIEALGARGIRVGACKPVETGVTSVPADAAALLQCVQRFNPAFAPLSPEDLCAYTFPLPAAPFCADTERIISLETLFEKIRHLESLCDLLVIEGAGGLMVPITRDYAMVDLARDLEAPVLLVSSSELGGINPTLLSLELLRNRRLPHDWCVNLYRDSDSFVSVTRPYYDAAHPGWWSLQEGLDRYLEKILDRIGKPDSGQIG, encoded by the coding sequence ATGCAAGTGCCCAGAATCTTTATCACCGCTACCGGCACCGGGGTCGGAAAGACCTATGCCTCCTGCCGTATCATCGAAGCTTTGGGGGCACGGGGGATCAGGGTGGGCGCGTGCAAACCCGTCGAAACCGGGGTGACTTCCGTCCCCGCCGATGCGGCCGCTCTCCTGCAATGCGTCCAACGCTTCAACCCGGCCTTCGCCCCGCTCAGTCCCGAAGATCTCTGCGCCTATACCTTTCCCCTCCCCGCGGCCCCCTTTTGTGCCGATACCGAAAGGATCATCTCCCTGGAAACCCTGTTTGAGAAGATCCGCCATCTCGAATCCCTCTGCGACCTCCTCGTCATCGAAGGGGCCGGCGGTTTGATGGTCCCCATCACCCGGGACTACGCTATGGTCGACCTGGCCCGGGATTTGGAAGCTCCGGTCCTCCTAGTGAGCTCCTCGGAGCTGGGCGGTATCAATCCGACCCTTCTGAGTCTCGAACTCCTCCGAAACCGTCGGCTCCCCCATGACTGGTGTGTCAACCTCTATCGGGACAGTGATTCATTCGTTAGTGTCACCCGGCCCTACTACGATGCCGCCCATCCCGGATGGTGGAGCCTCCAGGAGGGCTTGGATCGCTATCTGGAGAAGATTTTGGACCGAATCGGGAAGCCGGATTCCGGGCAGATTGGGTAA
- a CDS encoding prephenate dehydrogenase, with protein MNVGIIGLGLMGGSFALALRDRYKEVEILGYDHNDQHCIEALELHLVDRISDELEDFKNLDLIVLAIPVNGIIATLPELVGVDEKTTIIDFGSTKKQIVECVPDEIRRNFVAAHPMTGTEKSGPVAAKADLYRGKVVVLCDIEESGEIQRRLAKKIFTDLGMKIFYMDAEEHDRHAAFISHMPHALSYALANAVMKQENPRAIIALAGGGFKDMSRIAKSSPNMWTDIFRQNQVNLLQAIECFKGELERCENLVKEEKWEELHHWMERANDLHKIL; from the coding sequence ATGAATGTCGGGATTATCGGACTCGGTTTGATGGGGGGATCCTTCGCCCTCGCGCTGAGAGACCGCTACAAAGAGGTGGAGATCCTCGGCTATGACCACAACGACCAACACTGTATCGAAGCTCTGGAGTTACACCTGGTGGACCGGATCTCCGACGAGTTGGAGGATTTCAAAAACCTGGACCTCATCGTCCTGGCCATTCCCGTCAACGGAATCATCGCCACACTCCCGGAGCTCGTCGGGGTTGATGAAAAGACGACCATCATCGACTTCGGAAGTACCAAAAAGCAGATCGTCGAGTGTGTCCCCGATGAAATCCGACGGAATTTCGTAGCCGCCCACCCTATGACCGGCACGGAAAAGAGCGGCCCCGTTGCCGCCAAAGCCGATCTCTATCGGGGCAAAGTCGTCGTTCTCTGTGACATCGAAGAGAGTGGAGAGATCCAGCGGCGCCTGGCCAAAAAGATCTTTACCGATCTGGGGATGAAAATCTTCTACATGGATGCCGAGGAGCATGACCGACATGCCGCCTTCATCTCCCATATGCCCCACGCCCTGAGCTACGCTCTGGCCAATGCCGTCATGAAGCAGGAGAATCCCCGAGCCATCATCGCCCTCGCAGGCGGCGGCTTCAAGGATATGAGCCGCATCGCCAAAAGTTCGCCCAATATGTGGACCGACATTTTCCGTCAAAACCAGGTCAATCTCTTGCAAGCCATCGAGTGTTTCAAGGGGGAATTGGAGCGTTGTGAAAACCTGGTCAAAGAGGAGAAGTGGGAAGAGCTTCACCACTGGATGGAGCGCGCCAACGATTTGCACAAGATTCTCTGA
- a CDS encoding ATP-dependent Clp protease adaptor ClpS produces MPRIEEEILEEVELKEPELYRVILHNDDYTTMEFVIDVLRSIFHKSTREAEEIMWTVHEKGQAVCGVYTYEIAETKVEQVKLKARQNGFPLLATLEADE; encoded by the coding sequence GTGCCCCGAATCGAAGAGGAGATCCTAGAAGAGGTCGAACTCAAAGAACCCGAACTCTATCGGGTGATTCTGCACAACGACGACTACACCACCATGGAGTTCGTCATCGACGTCCTTCGAAGTATTTTTCACAAAAGCACCCGGGAAGCCGAAGAGATCATGTGGACCGTTCACGAAAAGGGCCAGGCGGTCTGTGGGGTCTATACCTACGAGATCGCCGAGACCAAGGTCGAGCAGGTCAAGCTCAAGGCACGGCAGAACGGATTTCCCCTCCTGGCAACCCTGGAAGCAGACGAATAA
- the bamA gene encoding outer membrane protein assembly factor BamA — protein sequence MLKKVMIMLVMALAVVSVEASAALPKKAAITNIEIEGISDADKLMKVIGLKKGDLYTPEKIQHAKTAIIKSLEAQGLYGTTVETKVKPVNDGVAITFDVNKGEEIKIKKVKFVGNKQVPASDLEDHLVNKEGTWFSWIPIIGGGGGKAVPDQLPYDQLRIREAYLERGYLDAKVAEPLMKMDFNKHEAEVTYVVHEGEQYKVADIKIQGKVPGLDTNQLMEELKLKPGKVFDVRKLRHDLKTIQEKVGDLGYAFAEVKPLFKKDPKKHTVSATYVINPHKKVKIHDVIITGNTKTLDYVIRRYVYLAPGDYFSYTDLQDTKKELQRTGFFDKVVVKPQRINDQEMDLIVEVTEAQTGSISGGIGYGSYDGFMINAGVSDRNLFGTGIAGSLNLEYGQKSHNYALSITDPRVFNTLFSFSVGVYDSRQEYDYDDTDDTQDYTVDRTGGWFSFGRKIGRHWHASLGYSYSDVDYHDYVLSDDFDTEDIKPYESYKKSSILGSVVFDNTDDYYVPREGIYSKLSLEYAGAGGDAEFWKSDLKFAAYYGMEDMIDYDLILRYKLHAGYMDDDGYTPIAEMYTLGGARDGVRGYSPGSISPRYTDSDGRKYIAGGNQIVVNSVEASIPLDMITNNMRLTGFVDYGMIRNTIYKNVDDSGWIDRASAGAQIEWRSPFGPINLVFAYPINKKSGDDTSVFEFSMGRKF from the coding sequence ATGCTGAAAAAAGTGATGATAATGCTGGTGATGGCCCTGGCCGTGGTGAGTGTGGAGGCTTCGGCGGCCCTGCCGAAAAAGGCGGCGATCACCAACATCGAGATCGAAGGAATCAGCGATGCCGACAAATTGATGAAGGTCATCGGGCTGAAGAAAGGGGATCTCTATACTCCCGAAAAGATTCAGCACGCCAAGACCGCCATCATCAAATCCCTGGAGGCCCAGGGGCTCTACGGAACTACGGTAGAGACCAAGGTCAAGCCGGTCAATGACGGGGTCGCCATCACCTTCGATGTGAATAAAGGTGAAGAGATCAAGATCAAAAAGGTCAAATTCGTCGGGAACAAACAAGTTCCTGCTTCCGATCTCGAAGATCACCTGGTCAACAAAGAGGGCACCTGGTTCAGTTGGATCCCCATCATCGGCGGTGGCGGCGGCAAGGCCGTGCCCGATCAGCTCCCCTACGATCAGCTCCGTATCCGCGAAGCCTATCTGGAGCGCGGCTATCTCGATGCCAAGGTGGCTGAACCCCTGATGAAGATGGATTTCAACAAGCACGAAGCCGAAGTAACCTATGTGGTCCATGAAGGGGAGCAATATAAGGTTGCGGATATCAAGATCCAGGGCAAGGTTCCCGGACTCGATACCAATCAGCTGATGGAAGAGCTCAAACTCAAGCCGGGCAAAGTCTTCGACGTACGCAAACTCCGCCACGACCTCAAAACGATCCAGGAGAAAGTGGGGGACCTGGGCTATGCCTTTGCCGAAGTCAAGCCACTGTTCAAAAAAGATCCTAAAAAACATACCGTTTCCGCCACCTACGTAATCAATCCCCACAAAAAAGTGAAAATCCACGACGTCATCATCACTGGAAACACCAAGACACTCGACTATGTGATCCGGCGTTATGTCTATTTGGCCCCGGGGGATTATTTCAGCTATACCGATTTGCAGGATACGAAGAAAGAGCTCCAGCGCACCGGTTTCTTCGACAAAGTGGTCGTCAAGCCTCAGCGGATCAACGATCAGGAGATGGATTTGATCGTCGAAGTGACCGAAGCCCAGACCGGAAGCATCTCCGGCGGTATCGGCTATGGAAGCTATGACGGCTTTATGATCAATGCCGGCGTCTCGGATCGGAACCTTTTCGGAACCGGAATCGCCGGGTCACTCAATCTCGAGTATGGGCAGAAAAGTCACAACTATGCCCTCTCCATCACAGATCCCAGAGTATTCAATACCCTTTTCAGCTTCTCGGTGGGCGTCTACGATTCACGTCAGGAGTATGATTACGATGATACCGACGATACTCAGGATTATACGGTCGATCGGACCGGAGGGTGGTTCTCTTTTGGTAGAAAGATCGGAAGACATTGGCATGCCTCTCTGGGATACAGCTACAGTGATGTAGATTATCATGATTATGTCTTATCTGATGATTTTGACACGGAAGATATAAAACCATATGAATCCTACAAGAAATCCTCGATTCTCGGTTCGGTGGTTTTCGACAATACAGATGACTATTATGTTCCCCGTGAAGGGATATATTCGAAATTGAGCCTTGAATATGCGGGTGCGGGTGGCGATGCGGAGTTCTGGAAGAGTGATTTGAAATTCGCCGCCTACTATGGAATGGAAGATATGATCGATTATGACCTGATCCTGCGATATAAACTCCACGCGGGCTATATGGATGACGACGGATACACGCCCATTGCTGAAATGTATACCCTTGGAGGAGCCCGTGACGGTGTGCGCGGTTATTCTCCCGGATCCATCTCCCCGCGGTACACGGATTCCGATGGAAGGAAATATATTGCCGGAGGTAACCAGATCGTCGTGAACAGTGTCGAAGCGAGCATTCCGCTCGATATGATCACTAACAATATGCGCTTGACCGGATTTGTGGATTACGGGATGATCCGCAACACAATTTATAAGAATGTGGATGATAGCGGTTGGATCGATCGTGCTTCTGCCGGGGCCCAGATCGAATGGCGCTCGCCCTTTGGTCCCATCAACCTGGTCTTCGCCTATCCCATCAACAAAAAGAGCGGGGATGATACTTCTGTCTTCGAATTCTCTATGGGGCGGAAGTTCTAA
- the clpA gene encoding ATP-dependent Clp protease ATP-binding subunit ClpA: MISVELNKVFMRAVEYAKRKHHEYLTIEHVFLSILASRVGEQLLRLLGADTQEMKRAITAHIDAHVPKVEQESDPVETVSLSRTVNAMITQIQAAGKKEATIGNMLVAIREQKESYAAYLMERYGISRLDILEAISHPSSSPQPQTEEKEAPASTTPNLDEFTVELTALAKEGKIDPVIGREEEIERVMQTLCRRKKNNPLLVGEPGVGKTAIAEGLALKIAEGEVPEAIKESRIYALDMGALVAGTKYRGDFEKRLKGVIEELRKVPEAIVFIDEIHTLVGAGSTGGGSMDASNILKPALARGEIKCIGATTHQEFRNFFDKDKALSRRFAKVDVEEPSIEDTFLILKGVQHKYEEHHGITFSDEALQSAIDLSVKYLHERFLPDKAMDLIDEAGAHFMLRGEKGVEISPKDISQILSRMLKLPPATLEEEDTERLRRLKERLRERIVGQEEAITRLSQAIKRSYAGLNHPESPIGSFLFVGPTGVGKTALAQVLAETLGVHFERLDMSEYMEKHAVSRLIGAPPGYVGYEQGGLLTEMIKKHPHTVLLLDEIEKAHPDIMNILLQVMDSAKLTDNNGIVSDFKNVILIMTSNLGTKEPGVMGFTKEGGAKSKRAMREFFSPEFRNRLSATVEFAPLSLKELEKIVKLQIGDLNEQLADKKVRVKLDKAARKKVAELSHSDEYGAREIARVIDEKIKEPLIDEILFGALKEGGRVEVRWEEGEFRFLFDVKS; encoded by the coding sequence ATGATCAGTGTCGAATTGAATAAAGTATTTATGCGGGCGGTGGAATACGCCAAGCGCAAGCATCACGAGTATCTGACCATCGAGCATGTGTTCCTCTCCATCCTTGCCAGCCGTGTGGGAGAGCAACTCCTGCGGCTGCTCGGAGCCGATACCCAGGAGATGAAGCGGGCCATCACCGCCCACATCGATGCCCATGTACCAAAGGTCGAGCAGGAGAGCGATCCGGTGGAGACCGTTTCCCTCTCCCGAACGGTCAATGCCATGATCACCCAGATCCAGGCCGCGGGGAAAAAGGAGGCGACCATCGGGAATATGCTGGTGGCCATCCGGGAGCAGAAGGAGAGCTACGCCGCTTATCTGATGGAGCGGTACGGGATCAGCCGCCTCGATATCCTCGAAGCGATCTCCCATCCCTCTTCCTCTCCCCAACCCCAGACGGAAGAGAAGGAGGCCCCTGCGAGCACCACGCCCAACCTGGACGAATTTACCGTCGAACTCACCGCGCTGGCGAAGGAAGGGAAGATCGATCCGGTGATCGGCCGGGAAGAGGAGATCGAGCGGGTGATGCAGACCCTCTGCCGGCGCAAGAAGAACAACCCGCTGTTGGTAGGGGAACCGGGGGTGGGCAAGACCGCCATCGCCGAGGGATTGGCGCTGAAGATCGCCGAAGGTGAAGTCCCCGAGGCGATCAAAGAGTCGCGGATCTATGCCCTGGATATGGGAGCCCTCGTGGCGGGGACCAAATACCGGGGGGATTTCGAGAAGCGCCTCAAGGGAGTGATCGAAGAGCTGCGCAAGGTCCCCGAAGCCATCGTCTTTATCGATGAGATCCATACCCTCGTGGGGGCGGGAAGCACCGGAGGCGGCAGTATGGACGCGTCCAATATCCTCAAACCGGCTCTGGCGAGGGGAGAGATCAAGTGCATCGGCGCAACGACCCATCAGGAGTTTCGCAACTTCTTCGATAAGGACAAAGCCCTCTCCCGCCGCTTCGCCAAAGTCGATGTGGAGGAACCCTCCATCGAGGATACCTTCCTGATCCTCAAGGGGGTTCAGCACAAATACGAGGAGCACCACGGCATCACCTTCAGCGACGAAGCGTTGCAAAGCGCCATCGACCTGAGCGTCAAATACCTTCACGAACGTTTCCTCCCCGACAAGGCGATGGACCTGATCGACGAGGCGGGAGCCCACTTTATGCTCCGGGGTGAAAAAGGAGTGGAGATAAGTCCGAAGGATATTTCGCAGATCCTCTCTCGGATGCTCAAACTCCCCCCCGCTACGCTGGAAGAGGAGGATACCGAGCGTCTGCGCCGGCTTAAAGAGCGGCTCCGGGAACGGATCGTCGGCCAGGAAGAGGCGATCACCCGCCTGAGCCAGGCGATCAAACGTTCCTACGCGGGGCTCAACCACCCTGAGTCTCCCATCGGCAGTTTTCTTTTCGTCGGGCCGACCGGTGTGGGCAAAACGGCGCTGGCCCAGGTGTTGGCCGAAACTCTGGGTGTGCATTTCGAACGCCTCGATATGAGCGAATATATGGAGAAGCATGCCGTCAGCCGCCTCATAGGAGCCCCCCCGGGGTATGTGGGTTACGAACAGGGAGGGCTTTTGACGGAGATGATCAAGAAGCATCCCCATACCGTATTGCTCCTCGATGAGATCGAAAAGGCCCACCCCGACATTATGAACATTTTGCTGCAGGTCATGGACAGCGCCAAGCTCACCGACAACAACGGGATCGTCAGCGATTTCAAAAATGTGATCCTGATCATGACCTCCAACCTGGGAACCAAGGAACCCGGTGTGATGGGCTTTACCAAAGAGGGCGGGGCCAAGAGCAAGCGGGCGATGAGGGAGTTTTTCTCCCCCGAATTCCGCAACCGCCTCAGCGCGACGGTGGAGTTCGCTCCCCTGAGCCTCAAAGAGCTTGAAAAGATTGTCAAGCTCCAGATCGGGGATCTCAACGAGCAATTGGCCGACAAAAAGGTCCGGGTCAAGCTCGACAAGGCGGCACGGAAAAAGGTCGCCGAGCTGAGCCACAGCGACGAATACGGGGCCAGAGAGATCGCCCGGGTCATCGACGAGAAGATCAAAGAGCCCCTGATCGACGAGATCCTCTTCGGTGCTCTGAAAGAGGGGGGCAGGGTCGAGGTACGCTGGGAAGAGGGGGAATTTCGTTTCCTCTTCGACGTGAAATCCTGA